From the genome of Lutzomyia longipalpis isolate SR_M1_2022 chromosome 2, ASM2433408v1, one region includes:
- the LOC129788614 gene encoding bifunctional peptidase and (3S)-lysyl hydroxylase Jmjd7, whose amino-acid sequence MQSSKIIQDALDFLSQEAQELYLGPRIPELFDIPTSLQFTRDYVAKNMPVILRGCLHWPAITKWSSKYFRNTIGGKDVTVAVTPNGYADGIAVHEKKDYFVMPEEQEMKMGDFLDKLDNKSDLIYYIQKQNSNLSTDFHELLNDIDMESLNFSKESFNKDPDAINFWMGDERAVTSMHKDPYENMYCVISGYKDFVLIPPVCYHNVPRKVYPSAVYKTDQRGKMTIEPLLDEETKKPVTIEWVSVDPLDPDLKTFPQYSKAIQYEVRVNAGDILYLPSFWYHHVRQSHKCIAVNFWYDMDYDARYCYYRMIEKLCANKDVL is encoded by the exons ATGCAGTCGTCAAAAATTATCCAGGATGCACTGGATTTTCTCTCACAGGAAGCTCAAG aacTATATTTAGGACCGAGAATACCAGAATTATTCGATATACCGACATCTCTGCAGTTTACGCGGGATTATGTGGCTAAAAATATGCCAGTAATACTGAGGGGTTGTCTTCATTGGCCCGCAATCACGAAATGgagttcaaaatattttag AAATACAATTGGGGGGAAGGACGTGACTGTTGCGGTCACGCCAAATGGATATGCTGATGGGATTGCTGTGCACGAGAAGAAGGATTATTTTGTCATGCCAGAGGAACAAGAGATGAAGATGGGAGACTTTCTAGACAAATTAGACAACAAAag tgaccttatttattacattcagaagcaaaattcaaatttatcaaCTGATTTTCATGAACTTCTCAATGACATTGATATGGAGTCATTGAATTTCTCTAAAGAAAGTTTCAATAAAGATCCCGATGCCATTAATTTCTGGATGGGAGATGAAAGAGCTGTTACGTcga tgcacAAAGATCCTTATGAAAATATGTACTGCGTCATATCGGGTTACAAGGATTTCGTGTTGATTCCACCAGTTTGCTATCACAACGTTCCACGAAAGGTGTACCCATCTGCAGTTTACAAGACAGATCAAAGGGGAAAAATGACGATAGAGCCCCTCCTTGATGAAGAGACGAAGAAACCCGTGACTATTGAGTGGGTGAGTGTTGATCCTCTTGATCCAGACTTGAAGACTTTCCCGCAGTATTCAAAGGCCATTCAGTATGAG GTTCGGGTCAATGCAGGAGATATACTGTACTTACCCAGCTTTTGGTACCATCATGTCCGTCAGAGTCACAAATGTATTGCTGTGAATTTCTGGTATGACATGGATTACGATGCCAGATATTGCTACTATagaatgattgaaaaattgtgtGCCAATAAAGATGTCttgtaa